From the Candidatus Zixiibacteriota bacterium genome, one window contains:
- a CDS encoding TldD/PmbA family protein codes for MLDKDVIHRLIQIMLDGDADFCDVYCEESAYNGVTSDDRKLNTSRSVQSGIGLRAVKDFNTYYTVCQDVTPETLIDAAKYLVSGLSVASTSPKQPLILNYGNGNDLYSHVKTDPAATEIETKFDLVREAQDTAWGYSDKIKQVTARYSDFHRNILIGSSESSEIIKQRLGLVEFMITVYAGNGKERQLGWAGKSFYKGMEALTGDDSPRRFAEAACKQAHTMLEAAECPRGEVPVVFAPGENGILFHESCGHGMEADLVMKGSSFADKVGELVASEKVTIHDDGTLPGFPGSYAYDDEAVPAQDTILIENGRLTGYLHDLVTSKRLRQSPTGSGRRQNFKFPPMPRMRNTYIVAGEDDPEEIIRTTTKGIYAADVGFGGQVDVVTGRFITSILLGYLIEDGKLTRPVKGATITGIGMDALKGIDMVGNDLEINHSPGRCGKGQEVPVGVGMPTLRVKKLTVGGTGSSF; via the coding sequence ATGTTAGACAAGGACGTTATCCACAGACTAATTCAGATAATGCTCGACGGGGACGCTGATTTCTGCGATGTCTACTGCGAGGAATCGGCGTACAACGGCGTCACATCCGATGATAGAAAACTGAATACATCGCGGTCCGTGCAGTCGGGCATCGGTTTGCGTGCGGTCAAGGATTTCAACACATACTATACGGTTTGCCAGGACGTCACTCCCGAAACTCTGATCGATGCCGCGAAATACCTCGTATCCGGATTGTCGGTCGCATCTACATCTCCAAAGCAGCCTCTGATACTCAATTATGGCAATGGCAACGATCTTTACTCGCATGTGAAGACAGATCCGGCGGCGACCGAAATCGAGACGAAATTCGATCTCGTCAGAGAGGCGCAGGATACCGCGTGGGGTTATTCCGATAAGATCAAACAGGTGACAGCGCGATATTCGGATTTTCACCGCAACATTCTGATCGGATCATCGGAATCATCGGAGATAATCAAGCAGAGACTTGGCCTTGTCGAGTTCATGATCACGGTCTATGCAGGCAACGGAAAAGAAAGGCAACTCGGATGGGCCGGCAAGTCGTTCTATAAAGGCATGGAGGCGCTGACCGGCGATGATTCTCCTCGCAGATTCGCAGAGGCTGCCTGCAAACAGGCGCACACTATGCTCGAAGCCGCAGAATGTCCGCGCGGCGAGGTGCCGGTTGTTTTTGCGCCGGGCGAGAACGGCATTTTGTTCCATGAATCGTGCGGACACGGCATGGAGGCCGATCTAGTTATGAAGGGGAGTTCGTTTGCGGATAAGGTTGGCGAGCTGGTTGCATCGGAGAAAGTGACAATCCACGATGACGGCACCCTCCCCGGCTTTCCCGGATCGTATGCTTATGACGACGAAGCTGTGCCGGCTCAGGACACAATCCTGATAGAGAATGGACGCTTGACAGGCTATCTTCACGACCTTGTTACATCGAAGAGGCTCCGCCAGAGCCCAACCGGCTCGGGCAGACGGCAGAATTTCAAATTTCCTCCTATGCCGAGAATGCGGAACACATATATTGTCGCCGGTGAAGATGATCCCGAGGAGATCATCCGGACGACGACGAAGGGAATCTACGCGGCCGACGTCGGATTTGGCGGCCAGGTGGATGTCGTCACGGGGAGATTCATCACCAGCATTCTTCTCGGCTATCTGATCGAAGATGGCAAGCTGACGCGTCCTGTCAAAGGAGCGACAATCACAGGCATCGGCATGGATGCTCTGAAGGGTATTGATATGGTGGGTAATGATCTTGAGATAAACCACTCTCCGGGACGATGTGGCAAGGGTCAGGAAGTTCCTGTCGGAGTCGGAATGCCGACGCTGAGAGTGAAGAAACTGACAGTCGGCGGAACCGGGAGTAGTTTTTAG
- a CDS encoding phosphate butyryltransferase, with protein MEPITSAAMIIDAARKLSERKKRKHVAVASAADIAVLEAVSTAESLDICDATLFGDDEEIRQIADSESIDISNLELRHFSDPTEAAYNAVKMADGGDADVIMKGFIATSALLKTVLSKDFNLRGKNPMSHTAVLDIPGYHKLFGITDGGMIVKPDFETKLQLIENGSLIFNALGFEKPRVALSSAVDYVHENFPSTILNKRIMDFFEAGKIPDCEVFGPLTLEAAISKEIAAQRGIESPVAGDADLFVVDSIEECNIVSKVLILFIKATFAGVIVGAKVPVSLVSRTDTAENKKASLSIACLVADYLAEERGAA; from the coding sequence ATGGAACCGATAACCTCAGCGGCCATGATTATCGATGCCGCACGCAAACTCTCCGAGAGGAAGAAACGAAAGCATGTCGCTGTGGCTTCTGCAGCCGATATTGCGGTGCTCGAGGCTGTCTCGACTGCCGAAAGCCTCGACATCTGCGATGCCACTCTTTTCGGGGACGATGAAGAGATCAGACAGATTGCCGACTCGGAGTCGATTGACATCAGCAACCTCGAGCTGCGGCACTTCAGTGATCCGACGGAGGCAGCGTACAATGCGGTCAAGATGGCCGATGGCGGTGATGCCGATGTTATCATGAAAGGCTTCATTGCGACCTCGGCTCTTCTAAAGACTGTTCTGTCGAAAGACTTCAACCTTCGCGGGAAGAACCCTATGTCGCACACCGCAGTGCTCGACATACCGGGTTATCACAAGCTGTTTGGGATAACAGACGGTGGAATGATTGTGAAGCCCGATTTCGAGACGAAACTGCAGCTTATTGAGAACGGGTCACTCATTTTCAATGCGCTCGGATTCGAGAAGCCCAGAGTGGCGCTCTCAAGTGCGGTCGATTATGTGCATGAGAATTTTCCATCGACTATCCTGAATAAGCGCATCATGGATTTTTTCGAGGCTGGTAAGATCCCTGACTGCGAAGTGTTCGGTCCGTTGACTTTGGAGGCAGCGATCTCGAAGGAGATTGCCGCGCAACGCGGGATCGAGAGTCCGGTCGCCGGCGATGCCGATCTCTTTGTAGTAGACTCGATCGAAGAGTGCAATATTGTGTCGAAAGTCCTTATCCTGTTCATCAAGGCGACTTTTGCAGGTGTGATCGTCGGCGCGAAAGTGCCGGTGTCACTGGTCTCCCGAACAGATACGGCGGAGAACAAGAAGGCTTCGCTCTCGATTGCATGTCTTGTTGCAGACTATCTGGCTGAAGAGAGAGGGGCCGCGTAA
- a CDS encoding carbon-nitrogen hydrolase family protein, with protein sequence MMIRIVLCQLPIGNGALTLRHKLEIMKRGADFVCLPEYVFIPPGSKDYSAYAAEYERNILYLAKLSKDLNTTMIGGSIVMRSSTGMHNTSFVFSKGYRIGCYSKVYPTVGEMEKGIMPGKTFSSWNIGGVRVGVLVCADVLHPESFDEMGKQEVDIIFVPTTSPHLPDDTLEAKKKRDEELFVKGARAARSYVAKTCAVGSIFGKRLQGRSLITSPEKLLWNVFPESESEPIIHSYDLDISNLQQYRRKEMIARHVMML encoded by the coding sequence ATGATGATCCGTATAGTTCTGTGCCAGCTCCCGATTGGAAATGGAGCACTGACACTCCGACATAAACTCGAAATAATGAAACGTGGCGCTGACTTCGTCTGTCTGCCCGAATATGTATTCATTCCGCCGGGCTCAAAAGACTACTCGGCATACGCGGCAGAATACGAGCGCAATATATTGTATCTTGCCAAGCTTTCGAAAGATCTGAACACAACAATGATCGGTGGCTCGATCGTGATGCGGTCATCAACGGGCATGCACAACACGAGCTTCGTATTCAGCAAGGGTTACAGAATCGGCTGCTACAGCAAAGTCTACCCTACTGTCGGTGAGATGGAGAAGGGCATTATGCCGGGGAAGACATTCTCGTCGTGGAATATTGGCGGCGTACGTGTCGGTGTGCTTGTCTGCGCCGATGTTCTGCATCCAGAGAGTTTCGATGAGATGGGCAAACAGGAAGTTGACATCATATTCGTGCCGACGACATCTCCCCATCTTCCCGATGATACGCTTGAAGCGAAGAAGAAACGGGATGAAGAGCTGTTTGTCAAGGGTGCGCGCGCAGCTCGAAGCTATGTTGCCAAGACCTGCGCAGTCGGCTCGATATTCGGCAAGAGGCTGCAGGGGAGGTCGCTGATAACTTCCCCCGAGAAGCTCCTCTGGAATGTCTTCCCGGAATCGGAGTCAGAGCCGATCATTCACTCGTACGATCTCGACATCAGTAATCTTCAGCAATACCGCCGCAAAGAAATGATCGCCCGGCATGTGATGATGCTGTGA
- a CDS encoding ATP-binding protein, translated as MKKLHKELVIPSSQKHLAEADDFIESNLGEIGIDQSLTADIAISATEMINNAILHGNGGNSSKKVMIRLVLEDKKLEVSILDQGSGFDLATVPDPLAEENLMKEVGRGIFIARSLVDKIEFSSEAGWGTKATLTKFLSADDFQ; from the coding sequence GTGAAGAAACTGCACAAGGAACTTGTTATACCGAGCTCTCAAAAGCATCTTGCGGAAGCGGATGATTTCATTGAATCTAATCTTGGAGAGATCGGAATTGACCAGAGCCTGACAGCCGACATCGCAATCTCTGCTACCGAAATGATCAACAATGCCATCCTGCACGGAAATGGCGGCAATTCATCGAAAAAGGTTATGATCCGTCTTGTCCTTGAGGACAAGAAGTTAGAAGTCAGTATCCTGGATCAGGGTTCGGGGTTCGATTTGGCCACGGTACCAGATCCGCTCGCGGAAGAGAATTTGATGAAAGAAGTAGGCCGAGGCATATTCATTGCCAGATCCCTCGTTGATAAGATCGAATTCAGCTCTGAGGCGGGATGGGGCACCAAGGCCACGCTAACGAAATTTCTGTCCGCGGATGATTTTCAGTAG
- a CDS encoding STAS domain-containing protein, whose amino-acid sequence MKLGSREQDGIIILEPKGKIMGGPDATAMHEMLHDLVAHDKKRVVIDLSGVDWMNSTGLGILISGLTTMRHNGGDLKLANVTEKIESLLTITKLVTVFESHDDVETAISSFSVK is encoded by the coding sequence ATGAAGCTTGGCAGTAGAGAGCAGGATGGAATTATCATCCTTGAGCCCAAAGGGAAAATAATGGGTGGACCCGATGCGACAGCCATGCACGAAATGCTGCACGATTTGGTGGCGCATGACAAGAAGCGAGTAGTGATCGATCTTTCGGGTGTCGACTGGATGAATTCCACAGGTCTCGGAATCCTCATTTCGGGGTTGACCACAATGAGGCACAATGGTGGCGATCTGAAGCTTGCAAACGTCACGGAGAAAATAGAGTCTCTCCTGACAATCACAAAGTTGGTAACAGTGTTTGAGTCTCACGATGATGTTGAGACAGCTATCTCCTCCTTCTCGGTGAAGTGA
- a CDS encoding macro domain-containing protein, with product MKPIEITVVQGDITESICDAIVNAANNHLWMGAGVAGAIKRRGGEAIEREAVAKGPIKSGDAVATTGGMLSAKHVIHAAGMGQDLMTSEHLIRQSTESSLRVADGLGLKSVAFPAIGTGVGGFNVAECARIMIATVREHSPVSIERVEFVLFDAKTSAAFETVLADAS from the coding sequence ATGAAACCTATCGAGATCACTGTCGTCCAGGGAGACATCACAGAATCAATTTGCGATGCGATTGTAAACGCCGCTAATAATCATCTCTGGATGGGTGCCGGTGTTGCAGGTGCTATTAAGAGACGAGGGGGCGAGGCAATCGAGCGGGAAGCTGTTGCCAAAGGACCGATCAAATCGGGAGATGCGGTCGCGACTACAGGTGGAATGCTCAGCGCGAAACATGTCATTCATGCGGCAGGCATGGGGCAGGATCTAATGACATCCGAGCATCTCATCCGACAATCGACTGAATCGTCGCTGCGAGTTGCTGATGGGCTTGGGTTGAAATCCGTGGCATTCCCTGCTATCGGGACCGGTGTTGGTGGATTCAATGTCGCTGAGTGCGCACGAATCATGATTGCGACTGTCAGAGAGCATTCGCCGGTCTCCATCGAAAGAGTCGAGTTTGTGTTGTTTGACGCTAAGACATCTGCGGCATTTGAAACTGTATTGGCTGACGCCTCCTAA
- a CDS encoding phosphate butyryltransferase, giving the protein MVKDFHGIEELVRSRCTTPKRVMVVGSCFWRWMLALKQAADSGLVSPILVGNEKSIRENAEIHGIDISGFELRNVVGDVIDPAVAAMKSDGVDVIVRGDVGVLDMLSALFSRKCGYRIGKQHVSGISAHFVGSLGRLLFVTDPIVTPAPDLRKKIAIVENAVAFTCNLGFTKPRVALTAAVEVIYPVMQHTVEAAVISKMNERGQIKDCLVDGPLSLDTAVIETAAKDKGVAGWVAGRADILVQPTIETSYGMYKAFVHCVKAPSGSVVVGGKVPLCVTSRADSVETNYHSLLMALA; this is encoded by the coding sequence ATGGTAAAAGATTTCCACGGCATAGAGGAACTCGTTCGGTCCCGTTGCACTACGCCGAAGCGGGTTATGGTAGTCGGAAGTTGTTTCTGGCGCTGGATGCTCGCTCTTAAGCAGGCAGCTGACTCTGGACTGGTCAGTCCAATCCTTGTCGGCAATGAGAAGTCGATACGTGAGAATGCTGAAATCCACGGCATCGACATTTCGGGATTCGAGCTAAGGAATGTTGTCGGGGATGTGATCGACCCTGCGGTCGCAGCTATGAAATCTGACGGCGTCGATGTGATCGTTCGCGGCGATGTCGGTGTGCTCGATATGCTGAGCGCTCTATTTAGTCGGAAGTGCGGCTACCGGATCGGAAAACAGCATGTCTCCGGTATCAGCGCGCATTTTGTCGGTTCGCTCGGACGATTGCTGTTCGTGACCGATCCGATTGTTACTCCTGCGCCGGATCTAAGAAAGAAAATCGCTATCGTCGAAAACGCAGTCGCATTCACTTGCAATCTTGGCTTCACGAAGCCACGAGTTGCACTAACGGCTGCCGTTGAAGTTATCTATCCGGTCATGCAGCACACAGTCGAAGCGGCTGTCATATCCAAAATGAACGAACGCGGCCAGATTAAGGACTGCCTCGTCGACGGCCCTCTCTCCCTGGACACTGCTGTAATCGAAACTGCCGCAAAAGATAAGGGAGTTGCCGGATGGGTCGCCGGCAGAGCGGATATTCTCGTTCAACCGACGATCGAGACTTCCTACGGAATGTACAAGGCGTTTGTTCACTGCGTGAAAGCACCGTCAGGTTCGGTCGTCGTTGGCGGCAAAGTGCCGCTATGTGTAACATCGAGAGCCGATTCGGTCGAGACTAACTACCACTCACTGTTGATGGCTCTGGCTTAG
- a CDS encoding SpoIIE family protein phosphatase, giving the protein MSYQLLVSIILFISSVLLLFTGTVVLRDNPRRRLNRITGLMLILVGLGPLFAALGNFFTVDTGGSRPQSAIVGLSLLWELFFPQLVLFSMTFPVERQIVTRHRKARFLIFIPHVFHVILATLFYDPDKIIRWLSVDDPPQALKWLFDQFALGTKFLSAIVGSMIKVHLEFFAVVNLVYVLIASALLYSGYKTVTNQRLRTQTSIVIWGVRISVGLYVLAFILPNLGILNLGAALQSTIATVSLLVGAGSIVYAIIRYQFLDIRLIVRQSLVYTVTSGLLVGMYMLIISQLGKITRSIFGRDAPVIDVAFIIVALIFFQPVMNYVDNVIKRFFIRDKSDFRNIAEQFSRGLATIFDLDELKNNVSTVLREQMLVERVSFCLRDWTTGSYELSSAAETQPPHMKFLSTDSMIEKLREHQKPVSIDELIAAPLDGSECWEELKHGSYELIVPLQDRRSVLGFVALSPKVSGYSYSYEDMTTLNILGNQLVTAVSNAWLYEESLEKQRLEKEMALARQIQNDLLPKSLPCSEKFEFAAFTEPARQVGGDYFDFLNTERNTIGVVVADASGKGMPAALLISQLQATLRSEVRNKRSLSDMVANANYLISTSTSPEKFVTLFFGELDEENLEFSYCNAGHNYPFVIRQDGSIEYFETGGLLMGAFPKATYESNKFQLVPGDLVFFYTDGLNEAHDAKSEEYGEGRLVKFIKDNRHLPANDLTELVISEIRSFSASTTPEDDMTVVVLKINNV; this is encoded by the coding sequence ATGAGCTATCAGCTTCTTGTATCTATTATTCTTTTCATAAGTAGCGTCCTGCTGCTGTTCACGGGCACAGTTGTGCTCAGGGACAACCCCAGGCGACGCCTCAACCGTATCACAGGGCTGATGCTGATACTGGTGGGGTTGGGACCGCTCTTCGCCGCGCTCGGCAATTTCTTCACTGTAGACACTGGAGGAAGTCGACCGCAATCTGCAATTGTCGGTCTCTCACTGCTGTGGGAACTCTTCTTCCCGCAACTGGTGCTGTTTTCCATGACATTTCCGGTTGAGCGACAGATCGTCACCCGGCATCGCAAAGCGCGATTTCTGATCTTCATTCCCCACGTGTTCCATGTGATTCTTGCAACCCTTTTCTATGACCCCGACAAGATCATACGGTGGCTTTCGGTCGATGATCCCCCGCAAGCACTCAAATGGCTGTTTGACCAATTTGCTCTCGGCACCAAATTCCTCTCTGCCATTGTCGGATCGATGATCAAAGTGCATCTGGAGTTCTTCGCGGTAGTCAATCTTGTGTACGTGCTGATAGCATCTGCCCTGCTGTACAGTGGATACAAGACAGTAACCAATCAGAGGCTCCGGACTCAGACATCAATCGTGATCTGGGGGGTGCGTATCAGTGTCGGATTGTATGTTCTGGCATTCATCCTCCCGAATCTTGGTATCCTGAATTTGGGTGCTGCGCTTCAGTCCACAATCGCGACAGTTTCGCTGCTGGTCGGTGCCGGATCGATAGTCTATGCTATTATCCGCTATCAATTCCTCGATATCAGACTGATCGTTCGACAATCGCTGGTTTACACGGTGACATCGGGATTGCTGGTCGGGATGTACATGCTGATTATCAGTCAGCTCGGCAAAATCACGCGCAGTATTTTCGGGAGAGACGCGCCGGTCATCGATGTCGCCTTTATCATTGTCGCGTTGATATTCTTCCAGCCGGTTATGAACTACGTCGACAATGTGATCAAGCGGTTCTTCATCCGCGACAAGTCGGACTTCAGGAATATCGCGGAGCAGTTCTCGCGAGGGCTTGCGACTATCTTCGATCTGGATGAGCTCAAGAACAACGTGTCGACCGTGCTCCGTGAACAGATGCTGGTGGAGAGAGTATCATTCTGCCTTCGTGACTGGACCACCGGATCGTATGAACTTTCGTCTGCTGCAGAGACACAGCCTCCGCACATGAAATTCTTGTCGACCGATTCCATGATCGAGAAGCTGAGAGAGCATCAGAAGCCGGTCAGCATCGATGAGCTGATTGCCGCTCCGCTGGATGGCTCAGAGTGCTGGGAGGAACTCAAGCATGGTTCCTATGAATTGATCGTGCCACTGCAGGACCGCAGGAGTGTGCTCGGTTTTGTGGCTCTTTCGCCCAAGGTATCCGGCTACAGTTACAGCTATGAAGACATGACCACTCTAAACATACTCGGCAATCAGCTTGTCACGGCGGTTTCCAATGCTTGGCTCTATGAAGAATCCCTCGAGAAGCAGCGTCTCGAAAAGGAAATGGCACTTGCACGGCAGATTCAAAACGACCTGCTTCCCAAGAGCCTCCCATGCAGCGAGAAATTCGAGTTTGCAGCGTTCACTGAGCCGGCAAGGCAAGTTGGCGGTGATTACTTCGATTTTCTCAACACCGAGCGAAATACGATCGGTGTAGTGGTTGCTGATGCATCCGGGAAAGGCATGCCTGCAGCGCTGCTGATTTCACAGTTGCAGGCGACTCTCAGATCAGAAGTCAGAAACAAACGATCGCTCTCCGACATGGTTGCGAATGCGAACTACCTCATCTCGACGTCTACCTCGCCCGAGAAGTTCGTAACGCTTTTCTTTGGTGAACTGGATGAGGAGAATCTTGAGTTTTCGTACTGCAACGCCGGTCACAATTATCCATTCGTGATCAGACAGGATGGATCGATAGAGTATTTTGAGACCGGGGGTTTGCTGATGGGCGCTTTTCCGAAAGCGACGTATGAAAGCAACAAGTTCCAGCTTGTGCCGGGCGACCTCGTTTTCTTCTACACAGACGGACTGAACGAAGCGCACGATGCAAAGTCCGAAGAGTACGGTGAAGGCCGCCTCGTGAAATTCATAAAAGATAACAGACATCTTCCCGCCAACGATCTCACCGAACTGGTCATATCTGAGATTCGTTCTTTCTCTGCCAGCACCACCCCCGAAGACGACATGACGGTCGTGGTGCTGAAGATCAATAACGTGTGA
- a CDS encoding redox-sensing transcriptional repressor Rex, giving the protein MASTDRRISESTIHRLSIYYRALNQLEKENYETISSKELAKREKLTPAQVRKDLSFFGSFGTRGLGYPVTELRNKIAEILGINRTWNVALIGVGNIGSALVSYKEFQKQGFKIKKLFDNDQRKIGSNHKGIIVSDIKNIFEELTNSDIEIVIIAVPTATAQILVDDVVRSGIKAILNFAPVNLKVPDDVDVRNENMAMELEYLSFSLCYAKGRS; this is encoded by the coding sequence ATGGCCAGTACAGATAGGCGTATTTCAGAGTCGACGATACACAGGTTGTCCATATACTATCGAGCTCTCAATCAGCTTGAGAAGGAGAACTACGAGACAATTTCATCCAAGGAACTAGCTAAAAGAGAAAAGCTTACGCCTGCTCAGGTTCGGAAGGATCTCTCGTTTTTCGGCTCATTCGGTACACGTGGCCTCGGTTACCCGGTGACTGAACTGCGCAATAAAATAGCCGAGATTCTCGGGATTAATCGTACATGGAATGTTGCTTTGATCGGGGTCGGTAACATAGGGTCAGCACTTGTTTCATACAAGGAATTCCAGAAACAGGGTTTCAAAATCAAGAAGCTCTTTGACAATGACCAGCGCAAGATCGGATCGAATCACAAAGGGATCATCGTTTCTGATATCAAGAACATATTCGAGGAACTCACCAATAGTGATATCGAAATCGTGATAATCGCAGTCCCGACCGCCACGGCGCAGATATTGGTGGATGATGTCGTACGATCAGGCATCAAGGCCATCCTGAATTTCGCGCCGGTAAACCTGAAGGTCCCGGACGATGTTGATGTACGAAACGAGAATATGGCCATGGAACTGGAATATCTCTCATTCTCACTCTGCTACGCCAAGGGTCGTTCCTAA
- a CDS encoding STAS domain-containing protein: protein MMKVTCTDHGGVIVLEIKGRIRGLEEAEHLDDKLYAAIGRGCNKAVVDLSDCDWINSAGIRTLIHHHNCFKRNYGELKLSNLTRKIEKIVTITRLAQVFSIYESREDAITSFGYS, encoded by the coding sequence ATGATGAAGGTAACCTGCACTGACCACGGCGGAGTGATCGTACTTGAGATCAAAGGACGCATCAGAGGACTTGAGGAGGCCGAGCACCTGGATGACAAGCTCTATGCTGCCATCGGTCGAGGTTGCAACAAAGCGGTCGTAGACCTCAGTGATTGCGACTGGATCAATTCGGCCGGTATCAGGACTTTGATCCACCACCATAATTGCTTCAAGCGCAATTACGGTGAACTCAAACTCTCAAACCTGACCCGCAAGATCGAGAAAATTGTGACGATCACGCGGCTTGCACAGGTGTTCAGTATTTACGAGAGTCGAGAAGATGCCATAACGAGCTTCGGTTATAGCTGA
- a CDS encoding TldD/PmbA family protein: MFDSEFAEMLIDAALSYGVDAAEVYYCKTKSTEIMAGNGQVEKVTAKSDDGFAARVLKDNRKAFASSNSTDRKAAIDLVKEIARRCPLHSPDVFNVIPEPVLSKATGVKEPFDQGLMEIPLAEKINKILEVEKAAKAYDSRVQGFGWLQYGDTLQDIAVYNSLGVKAASRGTVVYAYAYAIAGDDSSIQTGTYVDASGYFHKLSADHVGRTVAEYAVRMLGAESAKTGEYKLLLPPETSSAFLGALSDMLSADQVQKGKSPFRDLLGQSVAAANVTIIDDGLLPGGLATSLYDSEGMPTEETVLIQNGELKAFLYDSYCAKKGGTKSTGNASRGTYHSQPSISPTNFYLKPGSTKRESLIRSVSDGLYITEVSGLHAAVNPTSADFSVPAKALFVKNGEFVGAADNITLSGNLLKFFGSIEGMADDLAWMPSSGMIGSPTILVSDIKVTGN, encoded by the coding sequence ATGTTTGATTCCGAATTTGCAGAAATGCTCATCGATGCGGCCCTGTCCTATGGCGTAGATGCTGCCGAAGTCTACTACTGCAAAACTAAGTCGACCGAGATCATGGCAGGTAACGGTCAGGTCGAGAAAGTCACAGCCAAATCAGACGATGGTTTCGCTGCCAGAGTGCTGAAGGATAATCGCAAGGCATTCGCATCTTCAAATTCCACAGACCGGAAGGCGGCAATTGATCTGGTCAAAGAAATCGCGAGGAGATGCCCACTCCATTCTCCCGATGTGTTCAATGTGATTCCTGAACCTGTTTTGTCGAAGGCTACGGGCGTCAAGGAGCCGTTCGATCAGGGACTCATGGAAATTCCGCTCGCGGAGAAGATTAACAAGATTCTCGAAGTAGAGAAGGCCGCAAAGGCGTATGATTCCCGAGTGCAGGGCTTTGGTTGGCTGCAATATGGCGATACTCTTCAGGATATTGCGGTGTACAACAGCCTCGGAGTGAAGGCGGCATCCAGGGGCACGGTTGTCTATGCGTACGCGTATGCAATCGCCGGTGACGACAGTTCGATTCAGACCGGCACATACGTCGATGCATCGGGATATTTTCACAAGTTGTCTGCCGATCATGTCGGTCGCACGGTCGCCGAGTACGCTGTGCGCATGCTTGGGGCTGAGTCAGCGAAAACCGGCGAGTACAAACTTCTGCTCCCGCCTGAAACGTCGTCTGCGTTTCTCGGTGCGCTTTCGGATATGCTCTCTGCAGATCAGGTGCAGAAAGGGAAATCTCCATTTCGCGACCTGCTCGGCCAGTCTGTGGCGGCGGCTAATGTGACTATAATCGACGATGGGCTCTTACCGGGCGGCCTTGCGACAAGCCTCTATGATTCCGAGGGCATGCCTACCGAGGAAACGGTTTTGATCCAGAACGGCGAACTGAAAGCATTCCTGTATGATTCTTATTGTGCGAAGAAGGGGGGCACGAAGTCGACCGGCAATGCCAGCAGGGGAACATATCATTCGCAACCATCGATTTCGCCGACGAATTTCTATCTGAAGCCGGGGAGCACGAAACGTGAGTCTCTGATCAGGTCGGTATCTGACGGTCTTTATATCACTGAAGTCTCCGGGCTGCATGCTGCGGTGAATCCGACTTCAGCCGATTTTTCGGTTCCCGCTAAGGCGCTGTTTGTCAAGAACGGGGAATTTGTCGGTGCTGCAGACAATATCACGCTGTCCGGCAATCTTCTGAAGTTCTTTGGCAGCATTGAGGGGATGGCTGACGATTTGGCATGGATGCCCTCCAGCGGGATGATAGGATCACCGACAATTCTTGTTTCGGATATAAAGGTCACTGGAAATTAA